One part of the Rhodococcus oxybenzonivorans genome encodes these proteins:
- a CDS encoding metal transporter: protein MSLSAYLTGSVLLPVRVARRGLQAGTSIGISLVDTTVTGAAAVAGVGMSLATAPLRGGAVSARDMAREFLGGAPSRRYWCGFDRIWMEVRGLDAPEGPQVGTAVLAAVRALPGVTAADLNYALSRIVVAVDDEAPSLTQLCDTVCSAENSVRAPEHERPLDLPGDDVVLAGRIAALATTGVGFGVSLAAAALRLPQLPPAVAAAVISADYQPRIRRLVERQLGPEATDVVLATAGAAILTLTQNPVSLAVSVLIRATLTAETWSARQAWHRHEPALAQHAGDDHPPEHPHRPRSLPVGPVERHADRSALAAPAAAAVAGAATGEAGLAGTALIVAAPAAARTARESFAATLGRGLADRHAVLPLRPPALRRLDRVDAVVIDPQVLTPVVPDAHVLDYIRRAGIRTISLRSPALGDGQNNVDELHEPADAPDTALHDAVELLQSRGAIVAVIAAHAPHALAAADVGIGVVDDQEPPWYADLLVDDPSTAWRILCAVPAARAASRRGVELATGSSLLGAVLLLTSIPFQGTEPVTGGAAAGLWIGHRLARRTLDDPLAEHDRNRPHPDDAHRTLRDQVHRAERFALALPRGGQLPIPTPEQTAYLAALTLLVALQIIDWPVALVIAAGYVVTTDRRRPERALAQSAA from the coding sequence ATGAGCCTGAGCGCGTACCTCACAGGATCGGTTCTGCTGCCGGTCCGAGTAGCCCGGCGGGGCCTGCAGGCCGGCACCTCGATCGGCATCAGTCTCGTCGACACCACCGTTACCGGCGCCGCCGCGGTGGCCGGCGTCGGGATGAGCCTGGCCACCGCCCCCCTGCGGGGAGGCGCGGTGTCGGCGCGGGATATGGCACGGGAATTCCTCGGGGGCGCACCGTCCCGCCGATACTGGTGCGGATTCGACCGAATCTGGATGGAGGTCCGCGGGCTCGACGCCCCCGAGGGGCCCCAGGTCGGCACCGCCGTCCTCGCCGCCGTGCGTGCCCTGCCCGGCGTGACTGCGGCAGACCTCAACTACGCACTCTCCCGGATCGTCGTCGCCGTCGACGATGAGGCACCGTCTCTGACACAGCTCTGCGACACGGTATGCAGCGCCGAAAACTCGGTTCGCGCACCGGAACACGAACGGCCGCTCGATCTACCCGGCGACGACGTCGTCCTCGCCGGGCGGATAGCCGCACTGGCAACCACCGGAGTCGGTTTCGGTGTGTCGCTGGCCGCGGCGGCGTTGCGGTTGCCACAACTGCCACCGGCGGTGGCCGCGGCCGTCATCTCCGCCGATTACCAGCCCCGGATCCGGCGTCTCGTCGAGCGCCAGCTCGGGCCCGAGGCCACCGATGTGGTGCTGGCGACCGCTGGGGCGGCGATATTGACACTGACCCAGAACCCGGTCTCACTCGCAGTGAGCGTGCTGATCCGGGCCACACTGACGGCCGAGACCTGGTCGGCCCGGCAGGCCTGGCATCGACACGAACCCGCCCTGGCGCAGCACGCCGGCGACGACCATCCACCCGAGCACCCCCACCGTCCGCGCTCGCTTCCGGTCGGACCGGTCGAACGTCACGCCGACCGTTCCGCGCTCGCTGCCCCGGCAGCCGCCGCGGTCGCCGGGGCGGCCACCGGTGAGGCCGGCCTCGCCGGTACCGCGTTGATCGTCGCCGCCCCGGCCGCAGCCCGCACCGCACGCGAGTCGTTCGCCGCCACCCTCGGCCGGGGACTGGCCGACCGACACGCCGTGCTGCCGCTGCGGCCACCGGCGTTGCGCCGCCTCGATCGGGTCGACGCCGTCGTGATCGATCCGCAAGTCCTCACCCCGGTCGTACCCGATGCACACGTGCTGGACTACATCCGGCGCGCCGGCATCCGCACGATCTCGCTCCGGAGCCCAGCCCTCGGCGACGGACAGAACAACGTCGACGAACTCCACGAGCCCGCCGACGCCCCCGACACCGCCCTGCACGACGCGGTCGAGCTGCTACAGAGCCGAGGTGCCATCGTCGCGGTGATCGCCGCGCACGCCCCGCATGCCCTGGCAGCGGCGGACGTGGGTATCGGCGTGGTCGACGACCAGGAACCGCCCTGGTATGCCGATCTGTTGGTCGACGACCCGTCGACCGCCTGGAGGATTCTGTGCGCCGTACCGGCGGCGCGAGCCGCCAGCCGCCGGGGCGTCGAACTCGCCACCGGCAGTTCACTACTCGGTGCAGTGCTGCTGTTGACAAGCATTCCGTTCCAGGGCACCGAACCCGTGACCGGCGGGGCCGCAGCCGGACTGTGGATCGGTCACCGCCTGGCACGCCGGACCCTCGACGACCCCCTGGCCGAACACGACCGCAACCGCCCGCACCCGGACGACGCCCACCGAACACTTCGCGACCAGGTCCACCGAGCCGAGCGCTTCGCCCTCGCGCTGCCCCGCGGTGGGCAGCTTCCAATCCCCACCCCCGAACAGACCGCGTATCTGGCCGCCCTGACGCTTCTCGTCGCACTGCAGATCATCGATTGGCCCGTCGCCCTCGTGATCGCCGCCGGGTACGTCGTCACCACGGATCGTCGGCGCCCCGAGCGTGCGCTCGCCCAATCCGCGGCCTGA
- a CDS encoding response regulator transcription factor, with product MNSFSVPTAIPACVVLVHAGVPRPVIDRIRLADLDAPDLAVLDLRPERRRAHDAVRTLRATRFNGALVVIGQRDASHERITALEAGADDVLDVQMGEEEFVARIRAVLRRAKSVQHPPMTPMVPGLSLHWGCRTVECNGLRRALTQTEFNLMVVMTMNAGRIVLRRHLLLIVWGAASESRARKVLNTYICALRRKLASIGAQHTVQTIRGVGFSLQQHNAGLPE from the coding sequence GTGAACTCATTCAGCGTCCCGACCGCAATCCCTGCGTGCGTGGTGCTCGTCCACGCCGGTGTCCCACGACCCGTCATCGACCGCATTCGACTGGCCGACCTCGACGCGCCCGACCTGGCGGTCCTCGACCTACGGCCAGAACGACGTCGCGCACATGACGCGGTACGGACGCTGAGGGCAACCCGATTCAACGGGGCACTCGTCGTGATCGGCCAGCGTGATGCCAGTCACGAGCGAATCACTGCTCTCGAGGCAGGCGCGGATGATGTTCTGGACGTGCAGATGGGCGAGGAGGAATTTGTTGCGCGGATTCGCGCGGTACTTCGCCGTGCCAAATCCGTGCAGCATCCGCCGATGACACCGATGGTGCCGGGTCTGTCCTTGCATTGGGGGTGCAGAACTGTCGAATGCAACGGCTTGCGTAGGGCCCTCACCCAGACCGAATTCAATCTCATGGTGGTGATGACCATGAATGCCGGCCGGATTGTTCTGCGCCGGCACCTCCTCCTGATCGTGTGGGGAGCCGCGAGTGAATCGAGGGCGAGGAAGGTCCTCAACACCTACATCTGCGCGTTACGGCGCAAGTTGGCGTCAATCGGTGCCCAACACACAGTTCAGACGATCCGCGGAGTCGGTTTCTCCCTGCAACAACACAATGCCGGACTGCCTGAATAA